The Salvia miltiorrhiza cultivar Shanhuang (shh) chromosome 2, IMPLAD_Smil_shh, whole genome shotgun sequence DNA window GTCTGCAAAAGGATTTCATCAGCAGTTGATAATGGCAAGCATGGTTGCTTATACACAATTTCTTCTTTATATTTTTGAGAACTCTTCACTTAAGCCCAATTCATCTCATAAAGGACAATACTAAACTAGTAATACAATATATGCTTACACAAAAATCTCAGAAGAATGCAAGAGAAGGCTACTCACTTGAAGCACGACACCAGCCAAAACCAGGAATGTCTTGGTATAGCCACGAAAACACAAACTGCAGCGGATAGCCACGCCACAGAAACAATTACTGCAGCAGTTTTCGAAATTTTCTGGCTCCCACGCTGTCAACAACAGCAGAAGTTAAATCCAAAATTAGCAAGGAGGAATTCAAGGTGATCTCCAAAACTCTCTAACATCAGAACATAATGCTACTAGGAAGAGTCATTTACAGCATTCTGCAATCATTCAATGGCTTTTCAAAACTACTCCTACAAAGACTCTAGCTATCAACACCCCCAATTTTTCAGATTCTCTTATTGTTCATATAACCACATCTTTTCTCGTTTCGTTCAACCGTGTACTTTCACATAATATGTGCTCGTGTAATAAGCCACAAAACTTGAAAATGACAGGTTATAAAAGATGCAAATGGATCTCACTCCATTTCTGAGTCCGGGACAATGTATCAAACGCCCATTGTCTCCCATTCTCGAAGTGTAACCACAGAGCAAGAGAATAGACAAAGAAACAAAAGGCCCTTTTTTTTCAATGAAGATTGTGGACTAAACCAACTTATAGAGAATACTAGTTACATCACATACCATAATCTTAAGAAAACACAGTGGAACAATTGTGGACAGCAGCACTTACATCATACATGACAATCTGAGACAAGGTAAAAACAGTGAGCAAAACAGCATGAGCAGAGAAAGCCACATCGTTAGCAGCAACAGGTATCATCTGCAGTGAGCAACACCAAAACATCAAACCAAACACCCcatgaaaaaaaatactccaagAATAACAATCTGAATTCAAGAATTACAACCTCATCCGAACCGAATTTCTCGCGGTACTGGCGCTGCACGGTGGAGCTAAAGAAGAGGGAAGCATTGTAGATGAGATAGGAGGAGTGCTTCGTCAAATTAAGCAgcacaaaatcaaaattcagGCCCACCACACTGTTCCAAGAAAAGAACCATCACTCGGTCTCGCAATCAAAAACCCACAAAGTAAAAAAGCAGAAAAATCGCACCTTTTGCGTCGGAAATTCAAGATGACTTGAGGGTAGAAGCTGATGGACCAAGAGACGAAAGCGAGCCATCCCAAAACGTTGTAGAGAAGCTCGAGGTGAAGTGAATTCCAAGACGCCATTAATTGTGTGTATTATTATGGATATGAAATTGGAAATGAAATGGGCATCCATCTTAAATGGAGGGGAGGGCTCAGCTTTGACGTAAGCAGAGCAGCTGCAAGAAGATGAAAAGCGCAACGCACCATGATCCATCTGCGCCGGGTTTCGGATCAAGAATGTGCCCGCTTTCTCGTCCTCATTCCTAGGGATCTTTTATCTGTTCATTTTTTCGTTTAGTTGGATCATGGATGTCTAATTCTCTTTATCCGgtatgatattaattgttttctACACATAATATATCCTTAATCCTACGTAACATCTAATAACTGTTCCtctctgtttttctttttttttcgtaAGATAACAAAATGAGGATAACAAAATGATGATGTAACCTCGTGTCTTTACAATGATTTGGCGCTGTCTAAAATGATTATCTCAACTTCTACTTATGGAACAAATGATAGATATCTTACATTTACCATGTTATTTGTTGCCAATGTTTTTTAGTATGGAACGGCTACTCTAGATCTCAGATGACTGAAAGTGGTACCAATAGGCAataatacacaaactttgtccTGATTTTGATTTTACGTATgacttttaaaaattttaagggttaattgcatgtaatatcatgaacttaacgCGAAATTCAAATTTAGCACGAATTTAAAAAGTTCCAATTAATATCACTACCTATGCCCCGTGTCCAATTTTAGCACCGTTTTATTTTCCGACAGAACcacgtggcaatgacgtgtctactccgaagagagagagggggggggggggctaaAATCGGCGGGTTTGCAGAGGGCGGCGCGACGACCCcgaccccccctccccccacctcAGCCTACCAGAATGATGAGGGTGGCGGCGTCGCGAGGAGGGGAGTTGCCGAGAAAGGGAATCGcgcagagggcggcggcggcacgACTGAAAATTCTGGAATTGAGGGTAGGGTTTGAAAATTCTGGAATTGGCGGCACACGTCGCCGGAAtcgcgaggaggaggtgagaggtggaggcggcggcggcggcactcGTCCCCGAAAtcgcgaggaggaggtgagaggcatgggcggtggaagaggaggaggtgagggtggaggcggcggcactCGTTGCCGGAAtcgcgaggaggaggtgagaggcgtgggcggtggaagaggaggaggtgagggtggaggcggcggcactcgtcgccggaatcgcgaggaggaggtgagaggcgtgggctgtggaagaggaggaggtgagggtgAAGGcggcggaagagagagagagagagagagagagagagagagagagcttggcTCGCCGGTCGGAAGCTTGTACCGGCAAGCCACGTCAATGACACGTAGGATCGAAGCATGTGCCGACAAGCCACGTCAAAAAACGGTGCTAAAATTGGACACGGGGCATAGGTAGTGATATTAATTGAAACTTTTTAAATTCGTGCTAAATTTGAATTTCGcgttaagttcatgatattacatgcaattaacccaaattttaaatacacaaactttacattatttataattttctcACTATTCAATGAAACTGACTTAACAACTTAAATTGCCAACGCGAACACACCACACCGTATTCAAAAGTGAAACTAGGGTGTACATGAGTTGGCTTAGAATAGATAGTTAACGTCCAAGCCATAAGATTTTGAATTCGCATTCATTGTGATAAgatctttaaaatttctttatttagttatgtaatttatacaaaaaaattgtgaaactaggaaaaaattataaacaataTAAAGTCTGCTTATTTAAGAATAAGATTTGAAAAATTATGTACTAAACTAAAGACggaacaaaattaaatatattatatgcatttttttaaaccctaaaccaaTTACCTCAAAAAGATAAAACATTTTTTATACAATATTATATGCATAAAGAtcttttcaaaagaaaaaagaaa harbors:
- the LOC131008733 gene encoding cystinosin homolog gives rise to the protein MASWNSLHLELLYNVLGWLAFVSWSISFYPQVILNFRRKSVVGLNFDFVLLNLTKHSSYLIYNASLFFSSTVQRQYREKFGSDEMIPVAANDVAFSAHAVLLTVFTLSQIVMYDRGSQKISKTAAVIVSVAWLSAAVCVFVAIPRHSWFWLVSCFNTIQVVMTIIKYIPQAVLNFRRKSTVGFSIGNILLDFFGGVTNYFQMVVQSIDQNSWINFYGNIGKTMISLVSVVFDILFMVQHYVLYPASKRASLHPAPVNNEPLIVTPDDPPSQNV